Part of the Candidatus Chlorohelix allophototropha genome, GCTTATTGCGGCAGCGCGTGTCTTCGCCCTGAATTTGGGTTTGGACGGTCAGAGCGGTTCTTGAGGGATAGGGTAAAACCTGATGGCTTAAACGATACCGATTTTAGCAAGGAGAACAAAGCTTGCTAGAACCGGGCAGTTAAAAAGCCAGAAATATAAACCTCTTGAAGCGCGATGACTAAACTAAAAATAGCCCATCGCGTTTTTTGTTAATTAAGCACTTTTAGAAGAAATTATAGATTGTTATTTTACTTAAATTTGATGCACATATTAGGAGAAATAAAGCGATGTATCCTTATCAGTACGAGAAGCAAGCACTCTATCGGCAACGAGAGCTTTTACGAGAAGTGGAACACAATAGGCTTGTCAGTGAAGCGCGTAAAAGCAAGCCACACTCCCTTCTTGCCAAACTAGCGGATAGAATGGTAAAACCCTTCCGCTCTAGCAAATACAGAAAGTTAGCCAAAGAGGCTTAACAATTCGGTAGAAAGAGTGAAAAGCATGTTTAATTACGAACAGCAAGTGCGGCATCGCACCGCAAACTTCCTGAATGAAGCGCAGCAACAGAAGCAAGCGAAGGAAGCGTTAAAGTCTCGTCAGAGCAAAACGCTGAAACAGAAATTTGGCGAAAAACTGATCAACATGGGTGAAGCATTGGCACAGGAGTCTTACTCAAACGAAGTTCGCCAAGCTCAGTAAATAGAGGAGCAAACCAAATGCCGGAACATATGACCCATCTTTATGCGCTAGGTTTCGCCAGAGAGCGAATCCAGAAGTACCGTGAAGAAGCTGAAAAAGCGGCGCGTTTGCCCGCAAACCAGAAGAAAAATAACAGACTCAAGTTTGATTTCTTGCGCAAATGGTCGAGAAAAATCATGCCTGAGACTGGCACATTCTAATGGACGGCTTGATAATTGAACTTATTACCTCAGAAATCCTCATTAAACCTCTAAAGTATCTACACTACCCACAGCCGGAGTAGGTGACCTCACCACTCCGGTTTTTTTATTCGGGCGAAAAAGAAGATAAAGCAAAAACGCCAGCGTCAGCAAGCCAAACTGCAAAAGCCCAATAATAACAAAGGGCATCCCCCGCGCCGTATTTTCGTAGAGAAACCCGCCGATGAGCGACCCGGCGAGAGTCCCGAATTGCTGCACCGCATTATAAAGCCCTTGAGCCTTACCGCGGGCGTGATGTGGGCTGTGGTCTGCCAAGTAGCCATCATTCGCGGCGCGCGCCACCGCATCAATCGAACCCTCCAACACGCCCACTACCATTATAATAAGGAAAGAGGTAATTATTCCGTAGCTCACCCATACGAATGAGAGTAGAATTGACGCGCTGAACATCAGCAGCAAACGCCCCACTCTATCCGAAAAACGCCCCGCCCAAGGCGCTACCAAAATAATCGGAACCGAATAGACCGAATAAGTCCAGCCGATAGCGGTAAGCGAGAAGCCCAAATCGGCAGTAAACAAACTCCAGATGGCAATCGCAACCCCGGGACCAAGCCCAATCGCGCCCTTTACCAGACAGCCGATAACTATCGGGAAGGTCAAGAGTTTTTCTGTGCCTGTCACCTCTGCCGGAATACTGACTACCGGAGTGTCCAGTTCACTTGTGCTTCTCTGGCGATAACCGCGATAGGAAAACAGCACCAGCAAAATTGAGGGAATAAATATAATGAAAGAAAGCAGATAAACCGCCTGAAATCCGGTTATCTCTGCCAGCAACGTCCCAATGGGAGGACCTGCAAACATACCAAAGGTAATAACCGCGCTGAACAGCCCGAAAGCCTCGCCGTTCCTGCCCGGAGGCGTAAGGTCTGCCAGCAAAGCGCGAGCAGGTGAGGAAACCGCCGCCGCCGTTATCCCTTCCACAAAACGCAGCAGAATGAACATTTCGGCGGAAGTGGTGAACATAAAGCCCAGCGTAATCAGCGAATGCCCGATCAATCCGGCGATAATCAGGTTAGGGCGATGTACCCTGTCACTCAACCAACCGAACGGGAAAAGAAACACAAAGCCTGAAAACAAGAAAGCAGCTGCCATAAAACCGACTGCCACGCCGCTTGCGCCTTCATCCCGCGCATAGAGAGTGCGTATCGGCGATACAAAGCCCTGCGCCAAAAACGAAACGGCTATCGCAATCAACAAACTGGCGATTTGCCAATTGCTCCAAAGGCTTGGGGGTCTTTTCCGCTTACTATTAGTGGGTTTAGATACCGAGAGATTCAACCTATCCTCCAACGAGCTTTTAAAACGCAACTTCGGCTATTTTATCAGATTCTTGGATGGCACATTGGAACGCCACCACCCGAACCCAAATTGTAACAATTTACTCTAAGCCCCTTGCCTGAACCCCTAACCAACATCCCCTCGTGGGTGTGGTTCGACCCGCCACTCTGAAATCTATTTCTCCCGGAAAAGCCTCCCAAAAGCCGCTTGAAAGCATTAAAAAATTATAACGCCAATAAGTTGCTTTGTAATTTTTGAGGCTATTTTGTTCATCTTTATTGATATATTTTGTGCTATATTTCATGCATATTATTGTTTGGGTTTAGGTTATGACATAGGGTATAGATAGCAAACAAGCCTCTTCACATGAAACATGCTCTTATTGACTAAGTTTGAATCCATGTGTGGAGATGGTATGAATATTCTAGTTGTAGAAGACGAGCCATTAACTTTAAAAGTCGTCGAATATGTATTAAGTGGAAGTGGTTATCAAGTAACAAAAGCAACTAACATAAAAGAAGCTGATGAAATCTTGAGTCTAAGCCAACCTTGGCTGGCAATTGTTGACAAGTTTCTACCCGATGGTAATGGTGCAGATTATTGTGAGCTACTTGCTGAAAAACACCCCGGTTTGCCTGTAATATTGCTCACCTGTGAAAGCCAGCAACGGCAACGCGATTATATGCGCTACCCCGGAGATACTATCCGTAAACCTTTTGTTTTGAAAGACCTAGTGGATAGCGTTAAACGAATGATAAGG contains:
- a CDS encoding MFS transporter gives rise to the protein MNLSVSKPTNSKRKRPPSLWSNWQIASLLIAIAVSFLAQGFVSPIRTLYARDEGASGVAVGFMAAAFLFSGFVFLFPFGWLSDRVHRPNLIIAGLIGHSLITLGFMFTTSAEMFILLRFVEGITAAAVSSPARALLADLTPPGRNGEAFGLFSAVITFGMFAGPPIGTLLAEITGFQAVYLLSFIIFIPSILLVLFSYRGYRQRSTSELDTPVVSIPAEVTGTEKLLTFPIVIGCLVKGAIGLGPGVAIAIWSLFTADLGFSLTAIGWTYSVYSVPIILVAPWAGRFSDRVGRLLLMFSASILLSFVWVSYGIITSFLIIMVVGVLEGSIDAVARAANDGYLADHSPHHARGKAQGLYNAVQQFGTLAGSLIGGFLYENTARGMPFVIIGLLQFGLLTLAFLLYLLFRPNKKTGVVRSPTPAVGSVDTLEV